The genomic window TGTACGGCATAACAGGTACCTCCGGTAGCATCTTCCAATTCTTTTGCGGTAGTTTGTAGTTTTTCTAAATTACGGGAAGTAATCGCTACGTTTGCCCCCAATTCGAGAAAATATTTAGACATGGATTTTCCCAATCCGCTACCGCCTCCGGTAACTACTATGTTTTTACCTTTTAAAGCTCCTTCCCGAAGCATTTTATCTGTGTATGCCATGTGTGATTTTGTTTTATTTAAGTGGTTTAGTACCTACAGCGAAAGTAAGCAATATATTTAGCATGTACTTACAGGATTCAATATAGTTAATGTTCTTTAGTAAGTAGATATATAGAAAATTATATATGAATATGCTGGCTGCAATAGTGTCCGGAAACTCACTGGGTATTTATAATAAAGATATAAGATTGCTGTAGTTTTCAGAATACAGAAACAAGACCAATTTACTGATTATAAGCACCGATTAAAATTTCAAGTAATGTTACTGCGGCTTCACTTATGACTGTACCTGGTCCAAAAATAGCCATTGCGCCCGCTTCAAAAAGGGTTTCATAGTCATCCGGAGGGATCACACCGCCCACAATGACCATAATATCTTCTCTGGCGTATGCTTTTAATTCTTTAATAATTTCCGGAACCAGGGTATTATGCCCTCCGGCCAGAGAGGAAATTCCAACTATATGCACATCATTTTCTACCGCCTGTCGTGCGGTTTCTTTAGGTGTTTGGAATAGTGGCCCGATATCCACATCAAATCCAATATCCGCATAACCGGTAGCGATTACTTTGGCTCCCCGGTCATGACCATCTTGTCCCATCTTAGCAATAAGGATTCGGGGTTGTCTACCTTCCATTTCTGCAAAGGTGGTGGCTAGTTCTTTAGCTTTTATAAAAGAAGTGTCATTTTCCATTTGTTTTGCATAAACTCCGGTAAAAGATTTGATCTCGGCGCGGTAACGTCCGTATACTTTTTCTAAAGCTTCGCTGATTTCTCCCAGCGTAGCTCTTTTTTGAGCGGCTTCTATGGCTAAAGTTAATAAATTACCTGATTTATGTGTAGCTGCTTCCGTAATACGATTTAAAACTTCGGTTACTACCTTTTGATTACGATTTGCTTTTACCTTTTGGAGGGCAGCAATTTGACTTTCGCGAACTTTCTGATTGTCTACTTTTAAGGTTACTAAGGGGTCTTCTTTTTCCAGTTTATATTTATTTACCCCAACGATTACTTCACTTCCGTTATCTATTTTAGCTTGTTTTTGTGCTGCTGCTTCTTCAATCCGCAATTTGGGAATTCCGGCTTCAATAGCTTTAGTCATACCACCCAACTCTTCAACTTCCTTAATTAAATCCCAGGCTTTTTCTGCCATCTGATAGGTCATTTTTTCTAATTCGTGACTACCTGCCCATGGATCTACCGTTTTGGTTATTAAGGTTTCATGTTGCAAGTATAATTGAGTATTCCTGGCAATTCTTGCTGAAAAATCCGTAGGTAGGGCAATGGCTTCATCTAATGCATTGGTATGTAAACTCTGAGTACCTCCCAAAGCACCAGCGGTTGCTTCAATACAGGTACGGGTTATATTATTAAATGGATCTTGAGCTGTAAGACTCCACCCGCTGGTTTGACAATGCGTACGAAGCATGAGTGATTTCTTGTTTTTAGGCTGAAAGGGCTTTATCAATTTTGCCCATAACATACGACCCGCCCTCATTTTGGCAATTTCTTCAAAATGGTTCATACCGATTGCCCAAAAGAAAGAAAGCCTGGGAGCAAATTGATCGATATCCATTCCGGCTTCAATACCTTTACGAACGTATTCTAAACCATCTGCCAAGGTATAGGCTAGTTCAATTTCACTTGTGGCTCCGGCTTCTTGCATATGATATCCGGAAATGCTGATTGGATTAAATTTAGGCATATACTGAGAGCAATACTTAAAAATATCACTGATAATATACATAGATGGAGTAGGAGGGTAAATATACGTGTTACGAACCATAAACTCTTTTAATATGTCGTTTTGAATAGTGCCTGAAAGTTCTTCTATAGCAACGCCTTGTTCTAGTGCAGCTACGATGTAAAAAGCTAAAATAGGCAATACCGCACCATTCATTGTCATAGAGACTGACATCTGATCCAAGGGGATTTGATCGAACAGTGTTTTCATATCCTCTACCGTATCGATAGCGACCCCAGCCATACCTACATCTCCGGAAACCCGTTCGTGATCGCTGTCATAGCCCCGGTGGGTAGCAAGGTCAAAAGCAACGGATAGGCCTTTCTGGCCTGCCGCTAGATTACGTTTGTAGAAGGCATTGCTCTCTTGAGCCGTAGAAAAGCCTGCATATTGCCGTATCGTCCAGGGTTTCCTTACATACATGGTGCTATAAGGTCCACG from Aquimarina sp. ERC-38 includes these protein-coding regions:
- the scpA gene encoding methylmalonyl-CoA mutase; translation: MFSVLQMSRRNLQHLQLPKGNLREFTDQPKIIHTDQLAFAAGSPPFLRGPYSTMYVRKPWTIRQYAGFSTAQESNAFYKRNLAAGQKGLSVAFDLATHRGYDSDHERVSGDVGMAGVAIDTVEDMKTLFDQIPLDQMSVSMTMNGAVLPILAFYIVAALEQGVAIEELSGTIQNDILKEFMVRNTYIYPPTPSMYIISDIFKYCSQYMPKFNPISISGYHMQEAGATSEIELAYTLADGLEYVRKGIEAGMDIDQFAPRLSFFWAIGMNHFEEIAKMRAGRMLWAKLIKPFQPKNKKSLMLRTHCQTSGWSLTAQDPFNNITRTCIEATAGALGGTQSLHTNALDEAIALPTDFSARIARNTQLYLQHETLITKTVDPWAGSHELEKMTYQMAEKAWDLIKEVEELGGMTKAIEAGIPKLRIEEAAAQKQAKIDNGSEVIVGVNKYKLEKEDPLVTLKVDNQKVRESQIAALQKVKANRNQKVVTEVLNRITEAATHKSGNLLTLAIEAAQKRATLGEISEALEKVYGRYRAEIKSFTGVYAKQMENDTSFIKAKELATTFAEMEGRQPRILIAKMGQDGHDRGAKVIATGYADIGFDVDIGPLFQTPKETARQAVENDVHIVGISSLAGGHNTLVPEIIKELKAYAREDIMVIVGGVIPPDDYETLFEAGAMAIFGPGTVISEAAVTLLEILIGAYNQ